The Papaver somniferum cultivar HN1 chromosome 3, ASM357369v1, whole genome shotgun sequence genome includes a region encoding these proteins:
- the LOC113360027 gene encoding transcription factor MYB53-like: MGSFSFGKNELMRGCSKQLIKINMGRYPPPPRDDENNNGIKKGPWTPEEDQKLVSHIQLHGHGCWRTLPKLAGLNRCGKSCRLRWTNYLSPDIKKGKISQEEEDIILNLHSILGNKWSAIAKHLPGRTDNDIKNFWNTHMKKKLIQMGFDPMTHRPINDLLTSLPQLIALASLKEFMDNSNQLPYEELVSRLIQTEAVNDMVKVQYIQCLLQSTMGISTNYPTSIADNIQALNLFMNSLSSIKENSTSSMINSSSQLDNMVVPNNVHDFPAELHYNPGDNFQTSLNNSHCDIVSPGHGCSDSALLNQGDERTPKVSQGCLLSSFPDDQTHPTPTVAHNNGRSASSSLGESSDAWNTSTTASATTTNTIYGGEVPSLWPELFSVEDLSFYP, translated from the exons ATGGGTAGCTTTAGTTTCGGTAAGAATGAATTAATGAGAGGATGCAGCAAGCAACTAATCAAAATTAATATGGGAAGATATCCTCCTCCTCCCCGTGATGATGAGAATAATAATGGCATTAAGAAAGGTCCTTGGACCCCTGAAGAAGACCAAAAACTTGTCTCACACATTCAACTTCATGGTCATGGATGTTGGAGAACTCTCCCTAAACTTGCAG GTCTAAACAGATGTGGAAAGAGCTGTAGATTAAGATGGACAAACTACTTGAGTCCTGACATAAAGAAAGGAAAAatttcccaagaagaagaagacattatTCTCAATCTTCACTCCATCCTTGGCAACAA GTGGTCTGCCATTGCAAAACACCTACCAGGACGAACCGATAATGATATCAAGAACTTCTGGAATACACATATGAAGAAGAAACTTATACAGATGGGTTTTGATCCAATGACACATCGTCCGATAAACGATCTTTTAACGAGCTTGCCTCAACTGATAGCTTTGGCAAGTTTGAAAGAGTTTATGGACAATAGTAACCAGCTTCCATATGAAGAGTTAGTATCAAGATTAATACAGACTGAAGCTGTTAATGATATGGTTAAGGTTCAATATATTCAGTGTCTTCTTCAATCAACTATGGGAATCAGTACTAATTACCCAACCAGCATAGCAGATAATATTCAAGCCTTGAATCTGTTCATGAATTCTCTTTCATCTATCAAAGAGAACTCCACATCTTCTATGATAAATTCCTCATCTCAGTTGGATAATATGGTAGTTCCCAATAATGTTCATGATTTCCCAGCTGAACTACATTACAACCCTGGTGATAATTTCCAAACATCTTTGAACAATAGTCATTGTGATATTGTAAGTCCAGGACATGGATGTTCTGATTCTGCATTGCTTAACCAAGGAGATGAAAGAACACCAAAAGTATCACAAGGGTGTCTCCTATCATCATTTCCAGATGATCAGACCCATCCTACCCCTACAGTTGCTCATAATAATGGAAGAAGCGCAAGTAGTAGTCTCGGCGAGAGCAGTGATGCTTGGAATACGAGTACTACCGCTAGTGCAACAACTACTAATACCATCTATGGTGGTGAAGTTCCTTCCCTTTGGCCTGAACTCTTTTCTGTTGAGGATCTTAGCTTCTATCCATGA